ttttttactacatgtaatagaaaataaagcacCTACAACATGATGTTATGATCATTTTACCAActaaatcattttcttttttgtaaaATGGCATCTCACTTTAAGCAAAGTCCTGTTGAATGTCATCGTCGATCATCATTGTATTATATACCCACCTCGACTGCATTAAACTAACTCAACATCAAATAAATGTACTTGTGAACGTATTACAACGAAACGAGTCAAATGATAAATTAGGCATTCAATTGTAATTTTGATATGGAAAATgttttagagacataatgtcatTGCCATAATAGGGGTTAAATAGTAATATTACAATacatttaatttcttattaaCTTTACAATTTGTATATGTACATTCTTGTCCTTATATGAAAAACCGTTCAATTCTTCTAATTTAGGTGAATGAGATTAGCTAAGATCCCTATAATTATGGCATACTCCTAACATTTCTTTAATTACATTTAGTTACAACAAATCTCTATTTGACAATTCTATTATTTGAAAGTTGATTGTGATTGTAATTCGCAAAtaatgataaattaattaattaattaattatttggtttaatattattaataaaaccTGTACTAATGTTAAAAgatataaaatacaaactaataaaacatttaataataTAAGTTAATTGAAGATATACCATgcaaataattaataaagacatacatgaaattttttttcatcaaataattaatttatcaaaatataTCTTTCAAAATTAATCTTATCATATTTACATTTACAATGTGTTACACTATATACGTTATACAAATTGACTTAAGagttttcataatttaaatcctcTATATTTCATATTGCTtagtaataaaataagtatgaaactaactaaaataaataaatactatttaaattttagagatataatactttaaataattttcataattataatATCTTAGTGGTTTtaactataaaataaattatactccctgtttgattttttaattactGACCCGAAAAATAGCATATTTTTTTATCTCGTACGAATTACAATACACATTTGATCAATTCCCATTGTATTGTTTTTTCCCAAACTAAAATTCCCTatgtaaattaaaatacatatcTGATCAATCCCCTTATGTAGTTTATAAAACagcttttaataaataatatttttgctCAACTTGTAattcttttattattaatttttggaATGTAACAATCGAACCtcgataaaaaaataatcacattttcCTTACTcttctatttaatattttaagttaaataatttatttttattataaagtaTTACAGTTTTTAGCTCAATTCActatattatgaaaaaaaaaattgatatataatCTGTTAatgcaaattttattttatagttttgatattgagaatttcataattttgattttaatttattgaaattcataATTATTTGAATGTTACAGTCTAATtagataaaaaaatcacatgctTTTAACTGgtctatttaatattttaaagctataaataatttgttttctcttcttctttatGTAGTACTATTAAAGTTCTCAGCTCAATTACTATATtatgaaacaaattaaaatttgattaatgATATAGTAATATTAATAGAGTCTACGATTTTGATTTGAATTCTTTACTTTCTAAAAAATTCGAATTCATTACGATTTTGATTTGAATTCTTTACTTTCAATTTATTACTAACTTTTATTCTCATAAATAATAACTTAtacgtatattaaaaaaattaaagcaataaattttattcaaaagaataataattctatatagtagaataataaatttttactatatacgactctcttctatattattctctctcttactttactttctcacCAATTTAATGATTTATTATCATCTTTGCAAAACAACGGTCAATAAGAAACGActcacttgtagtgggacagagggaatataattaaacaatatgatttttcataataaatatAACTTTTATTCTCTAGAATAATACTCCAATTTCGATGATGATGTTCAGTTCAATTGGTAACATGCTCTCCATATATCCAATGAATCAAAGGGTTTGAGTCATCACATATGAAAGTAAAATTTATTGTttacaataataaattttattcacaaactaaatttttcttgaaaataacaatatattttatttattacgaccataaaatttattaatgaaaaggataacttttatttattaaaataatattaataaattttattaacaagaattataattattatttataaatataataacttttatttataaaaaatagtaataaattttatttgtaagaacaatcatttttaattttatattttaaaaatatatgattatttctgTAAAATTACGAAATATACTTTTAATGGTACTCTAATTAAAAGTATGAATACTCTAATTAAGACTTTAAATGCTcaatttaatattatgaataCATTGAATGCAAGCATGATAAGCATGtgttaattaatatttatgtttCTAAAATAACAATAGGGTAAATTAGTCAtaatacaaaatataattatgtcaAGATAACATAAGGGTATTATGACGTAGAGACATTATGTCTTTAAATCACCACCCTTTTGATGtatatatattgaattattccaaaaccgaaccaaaaccgaaaaactgaatttagttcaaaatccaaaccgaaccgaacccgaaaaatcgaaaaccgaacttaaaaaaccgaaaaacccgaacaaaaccaaaaaacccgaaaaaaatcgaaaaaactcaaaaaaataaataaaatataaatatatatttatatatgtgtcttttattttattttatatatactaatagaatatattaaaagaatatatatattatatataatataatatattaaattaatagaatatatatataattcggtttttcggttatttcttcacccgaaccgaaaaaccgaattttttttatttttaaaaccgaaccgaattttaaaatttcggtttagttcggttcggatattcggtttccggtttttttgctcacccctagtgcattatgaatttatgatacactatcataattaaatcctaattaTAACAGATAAACTATAATTGTGGTTTAATATGTTTTTGGATTTAAACCAACCTAGACGTATTAGCTCTTAAAAAATTCTAATTGTGCATTAACAAAGCTTAACGGTGAATTATAAAACCCTGACAGAATTCATCAATATTAAAATATAGGGCAGAAGTCCACACCAgagttttttttctcttttttttccttttcaattttttgataTATGCGCGTCCACAGGCCCGCCCGACACACAAGACCAATAGCAAAAGTTGCTATGTTTTGACAAGATGTCACCAATATATTTTCAAAACTAAAAATGGGGAAATTGGCAGTTCATGCAGCAGTTAACATTATCTCACTGTCACTATCAAGTATATAAGCATTAAGAGCAATCTTTATAAAGAGTCAAGAAAGCCAGCTTCTTAAAATCCCCTTGATTTTCAATATATACTGTGTGCTGCTTTCTCACCTCAAGCTACAAAGCTCAAACATTCCTCTCGGTTTCACGGTTAGAGCAAACTGGAACAGGTGGAGGTAACTCCACATAGTCAAAGTCATCAGTTATTCCGACCTATTCAACATAATGACAAGCACAATCAAATGTTACCTAACATGGAAGGATGCTAATCCTAGGATCTAATTCTTTTGCCTAGTTCTTCCACAATTTCAAAAGATCTAATTGCAACTCAAGCTTGAGTATAGCTACGTACCTCATTGTAAAGTTGCTCGAGTTGCTCTGTTGCCTGAGGAAAGTTTTTTGAGCACCATTGTCGCAGTGTGAAGATGTTATCTGCAAAAGCATAACATGTAACGGACAGGTAAACAAGAGAAACGAAAATTACATCATGAGAATTCAGTAATATATTAGATATGAACCTGTCCATCTATTAGCCGCTGCAAGAGCTACCTCAGTGGCTTGCTCTGCAGGAGAACAACAGACGTAAGGATACGTACATAATTAGTCCAAGAGGACCATGAAGAGGTGAAAGATCCACCGCAAACATAGTTAAGGGAAAACAGGAATTTTGAAACAGAAATGATGACAAAACTTACTCATTGCCTCAAATGTAGCTGGGTCATTGTCTGAGTACTGTGAAATTTCATCCTGAAGAACAAGGGCAGGAAATTCAGAGGTCAATACCAAAATAATAATCCAACAGAAATATTTTATAACAGAATGCATTTCCCACGAGGATATGATATTTAAACCTTGAGCTCATTATATTTCTTCTCAATAGCTTTAAGTTCAGCAAGAGCCTTCTCCCTTTCATCCTAATAGAGTGAGAAGCTTGTGAAACACTGTTCATAAACTAATGTAATCAGTAAAAGCTCTGCAGATGATGTACTTACAGATTCCTCTCGTCCCTTCTTCAAAACACTGCACTGTTCATTAAGTTCTGCATATCGTTTTTCACTGCTCTGGAAATCAGCATCGAACTTTTTCTGTATATTTCTTAACTGGAGCAAACTCATAGATTGGTTCAATCAAAATTGGCTTAAATCTCATTCTGATTCAACATATGAACTTAACTATCAAACAACCTGGTTACCAGCACAGCTAGGAAGACTCCAAAAGTATACCTGAAAAGATTGGAAGTATAATGAAAATTAGAGAGGATATCTAAATAACTTAAAGCACAATGTCACATGAAGAACATATTATGCATAACCATTTCATGCAATATAAAAGTAAGAAGCTATATATTATCCATCTCAATAATGATACTCACAGATGTTCCAATCTTGTCTTTGAAAACAAGGTCGTCGTCTACTAGACTTTGGACGACATCTTTCACTGACTGCATAATCACGCCCTTTTTGGGGCCTGATTTCTCGAGTTCCTTCAGCtgtaaaaaaattcagaaacaAGCAGTGGTCTTAGCAAGTTAGTGTGTAAAACttacaaaaatgaaaacatttATATCTTGTGgatcaattttaataaatagaGCCTACTTCTTATCTCTTAAGGGAAATTGTGACTGTGAAACAAAATGTGCGATATGTCCTGAGATATGAAGAAATCAGCAGAAGATAGTGGGTTGTCACACCAAGTGTTGGTAATACGTAAGTTTTTCAAGTGCATTAAATTTGTTAGATAAGCACCCAGTTCAATACCAAGtctatatattttaatagtCATGTCAGAACTAAACAATGAACTCTTCAATCTGCATACAGCAAGATAATATAGAAGCCATATCTAAGAGAAttataatgaaaaaaagaaacatCTGAATGGAAGTATGGAACAAGGTTCCATTATTCAAATTAATAGCAGGAGCAAATGTCAGTCCCTAGTGGAGTGAACTATTGTGATGCCTTTCCTATTTCAGATTGCATTATATGCACAGGCTTTCTACATGTGATAGTTTCAATATTACATAGTATATTGAAAAGGAGCAGCTGATATTTTCTAGAATCTATTAGAAGCTGGCTGAAAAATGTATACAGGTTattagtttaatttattatatttgttACACAGGCACACGGAATGGTTCTTCACTTTCAGCAAGGGGAAGTGACATCCCATTTTACTTTACCATATCATTTGTTAATTAGGAACCATAATGTTACAATAGTACTCATGATAATGGCAGAGTTGAATAGAGATCCTTTATAACAATTAACAAATATGATCATAAACTCAGGAAGCACTAGTCATTACGTCATCTTGATGACTACACACGCGAGGAAAAAAATCATAATGTTGATGCTAGTTTGCAAGTGTATAGAAGCTAAATGTTTAAAGGTAGCAATCCCCTGGGTAGAATCGGTAGATAGAGAAGAACCATTGGAAACGAATTGGGTGATTTAAGACATGAATGGCATTAGAACTTAACACACTATGAACACACTGGTTGAGATTCTTACGAGGAAGAAGTCCTGAGAGTCATAGAAAATCTGTAACATTTTCTCACGTTTCTCCTCCAAAGAGAGCCCTCTTTTCTTTGACTGCACATAACCAAAATAAATGTTAGAATTATGGAAGGGCTGCAACTGCTCTACTACGACATAGATGGAAATACCAAGTAATAAAACAGAATCAATAAGTATCAGGAGTAGAAGATATAACCAATTTTAACATATAAGCCAATAGATACGTTGAGATCTGAATCCCAAATATGCATCAGAAACATGCTGAATATATCAAATTTTTCATACGTTATTTTTCATGTCCCAGTTGCATGATTAAGTTTCCTGAGTAGTTTGCCTTGAATATCAAGATACAGATAATAGAATATAACACAAAAGTGGTGGAGATTTGCAGATTGTAAAGAATCAGGAACGATGATCACACAATTTTACCAAATTATACATCGAGTCTAGGAAACAATCCAAAATACAATTTCATCAGTGTCTACTATGATCCTTATACTCACAAGTCTGTACCAAAATTAAGAAGCCCGTCCAATTCTCACCATCCGGACCAATTACCATCCAATATACAGTCACTGAAAACTGATAAACGCAAGCCTACTGCAACTTACAAACCTAGGCGAAACGATAATTCTCAAATGTGGAACAATATGGCAGATAAATCGGCGAGTTCTCAGAGTAAATAGCAAGATCCGTCAAATGAGCAGCTGAACCGAAACAATAACTAATAGTAGATcttaaaaaatggaaaaaacaaAAAGCGAAGGGTGTACCATCGTGAAACGGTGAAGAGATAGAGGCCGTAAAGCAGAAAGCAGCACACGAGTAGTGAGGAAGCCGATGGATTTGGGAATGAAATGGTTTCGCGCTTTTACGCCTCTCCATATATAGTTTGGCGCGACAAATCCATTTTTAACTCCACCCCATTTAGGGTGTCCACCTtatccactataaggtggacacgcccaatagccccgccccagattttgtctatagccccaattttgttgtccatagctccaaaattttgtgtccgccactatagtCGACAcatccaatagcccccaaattttataatcaactttcattttataatgtttcaagtaattatgaacaaatttatcgggctatacgtaattagaagaagccgactatacgaatttaaaattaaaataaaaataaaaataaagataaaaataaaaataaaaataaaatacaaattaaaattaaaattaaaattagaattacacactaaattaaaattaaaattaaaatcacacactacattgaatctagtacaaatcactaccaagtttacacaacgccactacctcccctacgtgcccacacttcttcaatcaaatcggcctgcagcggacacccccccccccccccccactaTGCCCACACTTCGCATGCAACCGCCGCGGCGGATATCCGCTACTATAATagtcgcggctatagccgcgcctatacccccaccgccgcgtcctcgccccactcgcggcgaagcctcgtccgccgccctcccccctaccagccgcgtccaccctcgcggcggacaccccCCCCACTATGACCGCCGCGCCTACCGCCCCCCAACGCCCCCCTTCGCGGCGTCCGCCGCGTCCACTccatagtggacgctcttacCCTTTCTATTTTGTTAGAGCATCTCTAGtggttctggacatgcaataaCCCTCCCATAGCCTTGCCACTGCCAcattatcagcactaaaatcctcctgccacatcatctggacatgcaatagctctctcatagcctatccacatcactaataacaattatataatttaatttacaatcgtagcaacatacggaatttaatttacgagacaaatacaggaaaattgaataatactattaaaatttaaaaagtacaataattttaaaaaaatacattaattaaaaaaaagtacaaaaataaaaaagtacaataaaaaaattacataaacaaTCACTCTtcgccgccgtcctcgcctccgtcgtcgcccagcccttcgacgtcgccgccgccgcctccgtcccCACCAACACCGCGGCTACTCCCGCCGGTATCCCTCTGCAacccctccaattcttcacgcatgctccggagcaatacgcgaaataagccttctcctcggggtccaccgccgtccggaagtcggctaacgtcttcaccatttgagcgcgcgtttgttgacgcgcgaagaatttgagctcctcggtggacctgccgagggggatgccgactggaactcctgggaactcggggtgcccccctcgcatcccgttgcgcccgcctttggccaaccgggcgaggtcggcgaccgaacgaacgaggggttgggacctcctgggccgtctcggggaggtcgtaggaaccaccgctgctgccgctataatcaccggtataattcagtttctgcttcttcggccagccagcgtcaacacctgcccggaatttctccgactcgttgagcacaaggTAGCATTTctagtaggtgaactcatagtacttcccAGGATccgggtaggctctctccgcaatcctcctgcagtctacctctgtttggccactggtccgcatgcggagggcgttggcgtacaaacccgaaaatcgagagacgacagacctgattcggtcccagcactcctccccggtgcgcggtctcccttcagggcaaaatgtcCTGTAGGCTACGactatcttggcccacaagttagcgatcctctggttgttcgaaacgagaggatcatcgcagacactcacccacgccttggccaccgcaacgttctccgcgtccgtccacttcctccggacccggctatcctcacccggctgcgacgactcgccgatcttcttggccttgcccttcttcttagggGCGCTatgaccccgccctactccccggcTTTGAatgggagtttccggaacctcgttaatatcaaaacccaactcctttaaggagaaggtctcatacTGCGTGTACTGTgtatccgttggggtcgatgtgtgcgaagaaccggagGAAAAATCAAAAGCCGGCCGATAGACGTTTTCTCCCCCGGGCATCCCCTGCggcggtggcatcatctgctgcgccggtggctgcatcccgggtgcccaccccggcatcatctgcatagggggttgCATCGGCGGTACCCCCTGCCAAGCCGACACACTTCCCCCGGCGGCcatcggtggcatcatctgctgccacgggtacatgttgtagtacccggtcatcggaggccaaccacgggagccgggggagtctgagaccctcTCCCGGGAGTCAAGGGAGTCTGAGACCCGagagtcactggagtaccttcgtagttgttctccatttctcgttgttgatcttgtacagaaattaattaagatagagagagtgcTCGTTAAAACACGTGGTGCGAATGAGAATGAagtccaaagcgcgtatatatagtgtttcgaaaaatatttaaaaattaaaaatctgacgccggtctgacgccgatccggggcctacaatggcggcgtgagaatcggcgtcagcccaagaatcggcgtgggcacgccgattttgacgccgatttcgccgacgccggctgcaatggttcggcgtcagcacctgcgtccgcgaaaaatcggcgtgccggtgccgacggcgccattggagatgctcttatgagtagtagtattagttttattattattaatttctttaaataagtaaattaatttaacatatttctataaattaaaagatctttatttgttaattcattttttactcgAAGTCGccaatatattttaatgtacaatAATTCAATCTCTGCTCATCGGTTATGCGGGAGTTGCTTTCGGTATAATCCTTGACAATTTTTTGCTATACACCGGCACTCATAATTTCCATTTCTAACTGCACAAGTGCAACTCTAATTATAATGAAACATTTTtcaaattactccctccgtcccaagttacttgagtcttattccattttgggttctcccaagttacttgagtcatttctctttttggctaaaaacaaaatatctaatcacacttactttattctttcttttactttaccatctttcatctctcttactttattctctcttctactttatttaactcattaaacacaattttcttaaatctcgtgccgtaaagaaacaattaaaataatgtatgtcatatttccttttttgtccgTCCCATACAAATAGTCAATATTCATTTATGACAaccttttttccttctcttttactttattattaacGCGTCCCACCATCtactacacaatttcaattattttttctctttctcttttactactttttctccttttctcttactttaccaattacacgTTAAAATCTGTGTCAACCATAAATGGTGAGTGTGACCGATGCTAATAGTGAAAGCATCGCTTATACTGTGGCGTGACCTTATGAGATACATACTTACCAGATTGAGGTTTATGACTTAGAGAGTCGCACTTGGAAGCTCAGGTTGGGACCATTTACCTTTCCTGAAAGGCTTTTCTTGTGTGGTGAATGCAGGGGTGTGGTTGTGTACTGTAATGGATCGATATATTGGGAGACCACCTATAACATCATCTACTATGATATTGCTCGGAATGAATTCAAAACTCTCTGTATGCCTGATTATCCACCTTACGAGCAAGGAGTAATACGTTGGGCTATCCCTTCCTGTCTCCAAGAGGAAATATGGTCGTCTATACAAATCTAGATATCTCACTGATGGTTggacgaatttttgatggtaataaatgcaggtaaaaaatatagatcacgacacaaggaattacgtggttcgatttactgaggtaaatctacgtccacgggaagaaaggagggcaagattgtattgcttgatctggtttacagcttacaaatacagacttgctatatgatatttgatgtctagagagctttttctccttttctatctgatctaagttctatttatacattgaattaagatcgtggcttgcatcaccactaactaggtcgtggatgtcgtggaggtcatgagatcctgcatgggtccactatctctttgtttggtccgctatcctgcatgagatcctgcatgagttgacaccactaaatagatcgtgtagtggaggtcgtggaggttctgcatgagtccactatctcccagttcggtcgaatactgagaccgaactgctgaactattgccgagcagcttttgccgatctgagagtagagcttgattggtcggcttttaccgagctgtaggctggggccgaactctttggtaatgccgaactgatactcttccttgggctttgggctgatgggccgctgctattgggcttgtttagtacgtaccccatcactacccccccgaaaagcgaagtgaatcacttcggcgaagcgagtcacttcggcattctggataaaggtacgggggaggctgacgtcaggggacgtgccttgcgcgtgactgcattaaatccgacagtaaaatccggccgttgaatcctgaaaaggtgggattcgaaacggtgcgatgattttgaaatcttctccgaatctgataaatacgtcctttcttcatcatttgaacacttttgctattgcttcttctgcattctctctcttttgcgtaaaaatttccttccgctttcaagaatttcttcagaatttcttcagactttcaaagagtaagaaccatgtcttcttcttcttcttctgagtcaggtagcggtaggaaagggggtaaggggtcttctagccggaaagaatccggggagaagaccgtagagtattttcacagcatcttgagtaaggatactgtgatatccctacacgaaaaatatttttttcctggggggaaggttgcgattcccgacgaccttcatagggctgactcgccgccggagggttacgccaccgtttatgaaaccggcttggaatgcggg
This sequence is a window from Salvia splendens isolate huo1 chromosome 5, SspV2, whole genome shotgun sequence. Protein-coding genes within it:
- the LOC121803007 gene encoding meiotic nuclear division protein 1 homolog — encoded protein: MSKKRGLSLEEKREKMLQIFYDSQDFFLLKELEKSGPKKGVIMQSVKDVVQSLVDDDLVFKDKIGTSVYFWSLPSCAGNQLRNIQKKFDADFQSSEKRYAELNEQCSVLKKGREESDEREKALAELKAIEKKYNELKDEISQYSDNDPATFEAMKQATEVALAAANRWTDNIFTLRQWCSKNFPQATEQLEQLYNEVGITDDFDYVELPPPVPVCSNRETERNV